From the Bacillus alveayuensis genome, the window TTCTATTTGGGAAATATTCATGTGGTGGAGTACTATCAAAAATAGCAAAATCTAATTCCCTAACAATCACCATATCAAGACTCTTTGGATCAAAGCCACAATGATAAATTTCTACATCGAAACCTTTTTCGATTGCTGCATGAGCAATTTTCTTAAGCATTGTTGACTTTCCAGAGCCAGGTCTCCCTTTAATAAAATAACGCGATTTGACATTTTCAGTTAAATTTTCTATAAAATCAACAGGCCCTTTTGGTGTAGCTGCTCCTAAAAATCGGTGCTTCACAATGGAGGATTTTTCCGCAGCATGGTTTTTAAAAAACTTTTCAATTAGTGTTCTCGTCAATTCATTAGCTTTTTCAAAGTCCATATTTTCAATATAAATCTTTTCCCAATCATCATGAATTTTTAATGCTTTTGCAAATGTTTCATAAGCTAGCTTGTATAAATCTCCTATTTTTTCCTTAATCTCTAATATCTCGTTCTTATGTTGAACTAATTTTTTGGAGTCCCAGGCCTCACCTAAATTTACATATTCCTCAATCGCCCCTGGTGCTTTTGGTTCGATCACATGAGGAGCTGTTCCATCCACAATGCCAGCTTTTAGCTGCGGTATGATGACACCATCAATCGATTGAAGATCCGAAGCACAATGAATTAACTCAATGTCAAACCCTTTATGCACCCAATACTGTCCAATATTTTTCATTAATGTCGACTTTCCGGTCCCGGGCCCGCCTTTTAAAATATAAATTCGATTTAGACTATTTAGATTGGATTCAAAAAGATTATAAAAGCCGCGAGCTGTATTTCCCCCTGCATAATAATTGTAAATCGTTCCAATCATCATAACACTTCCTTTATAAAAATTCTTGATCCTATTTATTAATTTATGCAGGGATATTTAGTAGGTGTATGCCCAAATGTTGGTTTCACGTAAAACCATTTCATCATAAGGCATG encodes:
- a CDS encoding ABC-type cobalamin/Fe3+-siderophores transport system ATPase subunit (product_source=COG1120; cath_funfam=3.40.50.300; cog=COG1120; smart=SM00382; superfamily=52540), with the protein product MIGTIYNYYAGGNTARGFYNLFESNLNSLNRIYILKGGPGTGKSTLMKNIGQYWVHKGFDIELIHCASDLQSIDGVIIPQLKAGIVDGTAPHVIEPKAPGAIEEYVNLGEAWDSKKLVQHKNEILEIKEKIGDLYKLAYETFAKALKIHDDWEKIYIENMDFEKANELTRTLIEKFFKNHAAEKSSIVKHRFLGAATPKGPVDFIENLTENVKSRYFIKGRPGSGKSTMLKKIAHAAIEKGFDVEIYHCGFDPKSLDMVIVRELDFAIFDSTPPHEYFPNRKHDEIIDMYKECITPGTDEKYKEKLEEISTKYADTMKKGTAYLAQAKTFHNQLENIYVQAMDFSKVTKLEENILSQLEEMKSY